In Ostrea edulis chromosome 4, xbOstEdul1.1, whole genome shotgun sequence, a single window of DNA contains:
- the LOC125670903 gene encoding marginal zone B- and B1-cell-specific protein-like, translating to MAAIRFRAVDILFYFVLLEVLYIGNDAAEDGIKLTKSDGTGEMPEETEGMIRLNPPTMDDEEQNSPHMPHALRCDGCRAIAYQLSFEFFRRHKARLKMKRLPESDVMEIVERVCNSRFDNYGLKAVDGVNRLSGPGLETEKSPGMMQGGGRWPLRFQNMCNAYVGELDEEGIYEGYIEDNTLENFLCRREGLFGYCKDTPPPKKEEL from the exons ATGGCTGCTATACGGTTCCGTGCAGtggacattttattttattttgtgctgcTTGAAGTTTTGTACATTGGAAATGACGCTGCCGAGGATGGCATAAAACTAACGAAATCTGACGGGACGGGTGAAATGCCAGAAGAAACAGAGGGTATGATTCGCCTTAACCCTCCGACGATGGACGACGAGGAACAGAATAGCCCACATATGCCCCATGCTTTACGTTGTGATGGATGCCGTGCGATTGCTTACCAG CTTTCCTTCGAGTTCTTCAGACGACACAAGGCAAGACTTAAGATGAAAAGACTGCCCGAGTCTGATGTCATGGAGATTGTGGAGAGAGTATGCAACAGTCGTTTTGACAA TTATGGTCTGAAGGCAGTGGATGGTGTAAACAGACTATCAGGACCTGGCCTGGAGACAGAGAAGAGCCCAGGAATGATGCAGGGAGGGGGAAGGTGGCCTCTCAG GTTTCAGAATATGTGCAATGCTTATGTGGGGGAGCTGGACGAGGAGGGGATTTATGAGGGGTACATCGAGGACAACACACTGGAGAACTTTCTGTGTCGTAGAGAGGGACTATTTGGTTATTGTAAAGATACTCCACCTCCAAAGAAAGAAGAGCTCTGA